From the Chitinophagaceae bacterium genome, one window contains:
- a CDS encoding radical SAM protein, with translation MGQLIYSGGEPLSRFEDLLKFLAHFKERCNQWVYTSAYGLTFEKAQQLKKAGLDGAAISLDHHLEEGHNTFRGNKNSYYWVLEGIKNLHATGIFVAINVCPSRHYIDSGGIPKLIDLAKKLEVPVVNILEPRAVGNYQDKDVELHQSHKDYLQNLSNKYNFNREYFAYPTFLFPAGTRKKMPCGGGKFYALLDYDGTLFPCPFCKVKITAHQTEVALCKAE, from the coding sequence GTGGGCCAGTTAATCTACTCCGGTGGAGAACCATTAAGCCGCTTTGAAGATCTGTTGAAATTTCTGGCACATTTTAAAGAAAGATGCAACCAGTGGGTGTATACATCAGCGTATGGATTAACTTTTGAAAAAGCACAGCAGCTGAAAAAAGCCGGATTAGATGGTGCTGCCATCAGCCTTGATCATCATCTTGAAGAAGGACACAATACCTTCAGGGGTAATAAAAACTCCTATTACTGGGTTTTAGAGGGAATCAAAAACCTGCACGCTACAGGTATATTTGTTGCAATCAACGTATGTCCATCCAGGCATTACATTGATTCGGGGGGTATACCAAAACTTATTGACTTAGCTAAAAAACTGGAAGTGCCGGTTGTAAATATTTTAGAACCGAGAGCGGTAGGCAATTACCAGGATAAAGATGTTGAACTGCATCAATCACACAAAGACTACCTGCAGAATTTAAGCAACAAATACAATTTTAACCGTGAATACTTTGCTTATCCAACCTTTTTGTTTCCGGCAGGTACAAGAAAAAAAATGCCATGTGGCGGGGGGAAATTTTATGCACTCTTAGATTATGACGGCACGTTATTTCCCTGCCCTTTCTGCAAAGTAAAAATAACTGCTCATCAAACTGAGGTTGCTTTATGTAAAGCAGAATAA
- a CDS encoding SGNH/GDSL hydrolase family protein: protein MHRFISIILVFQLLFACNQKKGYEAPRPYVPPVIPPVLTSPAKTYLALGDSYTIGQRVPEAARFHNQTAAWLKLSGINLTVLNVTATTGWTTNSLQSALNVQNPVNHDVVSLLIGVNDQYQTHDTTGYRQRFTLLLERAIQLARGKKENVFVLSIPDYSVTPFAAGYDTARIRLEIDWFNAINKEVTASYNCAYLDITPSTREARYNPSLIATDGLHPSGSEYKKWADRLGLLMLPVLK from the coding sequence ATGCATCGCTTTATTTCCATCATACTTGTTTTTCAGCTCCTGTTTGCATGCAACCAAAAGAAGGGGTATGAAGCGCCAAGACCATATGTACCACCTGTAATTCCTCCTGTTCTTACCAGTCCGGCAAAAACATATCTTGCTTTAGGCGATTCCTATACAATCGGGCAGCGTGTTCCCGAAGCCGCCCGTTTTCACAATCAAACTGCCGCCTGGTTAAAACTCAGTGGCATCAATCTTACGGTATTAAATGTTACGGCCACCACCGGTTGGACTACCAACAGCCTCCAAAGCGCACTCAATGTTCAAAACCCGGTAAACCATGATGTGGTGAGTTTGCTCATTGGGGTAAACGATCAGTATCAAACACATGATACAACCGGATACCGTCAGCGTTTTACGCTGCTATTAGAAAGAGCCATTCAGCTTGCAAGAGGTAAAAAAGAAAATGTATTTGTGCTTTCTATCCCCGATTACAGCGTAACTCCTTTTGCTGCCGGTTATGATACAGCACGCATCCGTTTGGAAATTGACTGGTTCAACGCTATCAATAAAGAAGTAACCGCATCTTACAATTGTGCTTACTTAGATATTACTCCTTCTACCCGTGAAGCACGATATAACCCTTCACTGATTGCAACGGATGGGCTGCATCCTTCCGGTTCTGAATATAAAAAATGGGCGGATCGTTTAGGTCTGTTGATGTTACCCGTTTTGAAATAA